The following are from one region of the Pseudomonas putida genome:
- a CDS encoding MurR/RpiR family transcriptional regulator, which produces MSQPIKQRLENSLEGAAASGRKIASYMLANLHELPFQTSASIAVKLGVSESSVGRFCRSLGYAHLKALKQDLQNDLGDGPWLVGDRLQDYRQNQDGSDNAGSLEQEIAALVRVHEYRQSSAWHCVAQRLASKQRVFIAGFQTERGIAMCMSHLLQYLRDGVQLVDIGAGHFGEVLLGRAEDSALVVFEARRYSRHALLLCQKAREAGIAVTLVTDPFCDWADANADEVFRIPTEFNLFWESTSTMLSWVHLMVNEVCKKLGPDVEKRLEATAALHNEFVGYTSWSTGKQQ; this is translated from the coding sequence ATGAGCCAACCGATCAAGCAACGCCTGGAAAACAGCCTTGAAGGGGCCGCTGCTTCGGGCCGCAAGATCGCCAGCTACATGCTCGCCAACCTGCACGAACTGCCGTTCCAGACCTCGGCCAGCATCGCCGTCAAGCTGGGTGTCAGCGAATCCAGTGTCGGCCGCTTCTGCCGTTCATTGGGTTATGCCCACCTCAAGGCGTTGAAGCAAGACCTGCAAAACGACCTGGGCGATGGCCCATGGCTGGTAGGTGACCGCCTGCAAGATTACCGCCAGAACCAGGACGGCAGTGACAACGCCGGCAGCCTGGAGCAGGAAATCGCCGCCCTGGTGCGCGTGCACGAGTATCGCCAGAGCAGCGCTTGGCACTGCGTCGCGCAGCGCCTGGCGAGCAAGCAGCGGGTGTTCATCGCCGGTTTCCAGACCGAGCGCGGCATCGCCATGTGCATGAGCCACCTGCTGCAGTACCTGCGCGATGGCGTGCAACTGGTCGATATCGGTGCCGGGCACTTTGGCGAAGTATTGCTGGGACGCGCCGAAGATAGCGCCCTGGTGGTGTTCGAAGCCCGCCGTTATTCCCGCCATGCCCTGCTGTTGTGCCAGAAGGCGCGCGAGGCTGGCATAGCGGTCACCCTGGTGACCGACCCCTTCTGTGATTGGGCGGATGCCAACGCCGACGAGGTGTTCCGCATCCCCACCGAGTTCAACCTGTTCTGGGAGTCCACCTCGACCATGCTGTCGTGGGTGCACCTGATGGTCAACGAGGTCTGCAAGAAGCTCGGACCGGATGTTGAAAAACGCTTGGAAGCAACTGCCGCTCTACATAACGAATTCGTCGGCTACACCTCGTGGTCGACGGGAAAACAACAATAG
- a CDS encoding ABC transporter permease subunit (The N-terminal region of this protein, as described by TIGR01726, is a three transmembrane segment that identifies a subfamily of ABC transporter permease subunits, which specificities that include histidine, arginine, glutamine, glutamate, L-cystine (sic), the opines (in Agrobacterium) octopine and nopaline, etc.) → MSFEQLLALVLDPELLDRYGPRFLDGLLVTAKLVAISFSLGAVLGLLLALARMSRSLLLQRMAAGYVYFFRGSPLLAQLFLLYYGLGSLKGFWQDVGLWWFFREAWFCTLLAFTLNTAAYQAEIFRGSLMAVAPGQHEAARALNLKRSTTFFKVILPQSLLVAIGPLGNELILMIKASAIASLVTIYDLMGVTKLAFSRSFDFQIYLWAAVLYLLIVELVRRLLKHLEARLGRHLN, encoded by the coding sequence ATGAGCTTCGAACAACTGCTGGCGCTGGTCCTCGACCCCGAGCTACTCGACCGCTACGGGCCGCGCTTTCTCGATGGCCTGCTGGTAACCGCCAAACTGGTGGCGATTTCCTTCAGCCTGGGTGCCGTGCTCGGCCTGTTGCTGGCCCTGGCGCGCATGTCACGCAGCCTGCTGCTGCAGCGCATGGCCGCTGGCTACGTGTATTTCTTCCGCGGCTCGCCGCTGCTGGCCCAGCTGTTCCTGCTGTATTACGGCCTGGGCTCGCTCAAGGGCTTCTGGCAGGACGTCGGCCTGTGGTGGTTCTTCCGCGAGGCGTGGTTCTGCACCCTGCTGGCGTTCACCCTGAATACCGCCGCCTACCAGGCCGAGATCTTCCGCGGCAGCCTGATGGCCGTCGCCCCCGGGCAACATGAGGCGGCACGGGCGCTGAACCTGAAGCGCTCGACCACTTTCTTCAAGGTGATCCTGCCGCAGTCGCTGCTGGTGGCCATCGGCCCGCTGGGCAACGAACTGATCCTGATGATCAAGGCCAGCGCGATCGCTTCGCTGGTGACCATCTACGACCTTATGGGCGTGACCAAACTGGCTTTCTCGCGCAGTTTCGACTTCCAGATCTACCTGTGGGCCGCCGTGCTCTATCTGCTGATCGTCGAACTGGTGCGGCGCCTGCTGAAGCACCTGGAAGCCCGCCTGGGCCGCCACCTGAACTGA
- a CDS encoding serine/threonine transporter, whose amino-acid sequence MNEQAPSVEQRFAESTPATLGSWSRHDTTWMLGLFGTAIGAGTLFLPINAGLGGFWPLLILALLAFPMTYFAHRGLTRFVLSGRNGGDITEVVKEHFGSTAGASITVLYFFAIFPILLIYSVALTNTVSSFIEHQLHMQPPPRVILSFVLILGLLAIVRCGEQATVKVMSLLVYPFIVALALLGLYLVPHWTGGILDSAAQVPPTSAFLHTLWLAIPVMVFSFNHSPIISAFAVDQKRRYGEHADERSGQILRRAHLLMVVMVLFFVFSCVLTLSSAQLAEAKAQNLSILSYLANHFSNPTIAFAAPLIAFVAIAKSFLGHYIGASEGLKGILAKAGARPAAKTLDRVVAALMLVVCWIVATLNPSILGMIESLGGPILAVLLFLMPMYAIRRVPSMRKYSGAASNVFVVVVGLVALTSVVYGLLG is encoded by the coding sequence ATGAATGAGCAGGCCCCAAGCGTTGAACAACGCTTTGCAGAATCGACCCCCGCCACCCTCGGCAGTTGGTCGCGTCACGACACCACCTGGATGCTGGGCCTGTTCGGCACAGCGATCGGCGCCGGAACCTTGTTCCTGCCGATCAACGCCGGCCTTGGCGGCTTCTGGCCGTTACTGATCCTGGCCTTGCTGGCCTTCCCGATGACCTATTTCGCTCACCGCGGGCTGACCCGTTTTGTCCTTTCCGGGCGCAATGGCGGCGATATCACCGAAGTGGTCAAGGAGCATTTCGGCAGCACCGCCGGTGCCTCGATCACCGTGCTGTACTTCTTCGCGATCTTCCCGATCCTGCTGATCTACAGCGTGGCGCTGACCAACACCGTGTCCAGCTTCATCGAGCACCAGTTGCACATGCAACCGCCGCCGCGCGTGATCCTGTCGTTCGTGCTGATCCTCGGCCTGCTGGCCATCGTGCGCTGCGGGGAGCAGGCCACGGTCAAGGTCATGAGCCTGCTGGTGTACCCGTTCATCGTTGCCCTGGCGTTGCTGGGCCTGTACCTGGTGCCGCACTGGACCGGTGGCATTCTCGACAGCGCCGCCCAGGTGCCGCCGACCTCGGCGTTCCTGCACACCCTGTGGCTGGCGATTCCGGTGATGGTGTTCTCGTTCAACCACTCACCGATCATCTCCGCCTTTGCCGTCGACCAGAAGCGCCGCTACGGCGAGCATGCCGATGAGCGCAGCGGCCAGATCCTGCGCCGTGCCCACCTGCTGATGGTGGTGATGGTGCTGTTCTTCGTGTTCAGCTGCGTGCTCACCCTGAGCAGCGCCCAACTGGCCGAGGCCAAGGCGCAGAACCTGTCGATCCTGTCGTACCTGGCCAACCACTTCAGCAACCCGACCATCGCGTTCGCTGCGCCGCTGATTGCCTTCGTGGCCATCGCCAAGTCGTTCCTCGGCCACTATATCGGCGCCAGCGAAGGCCTGAAGGGCATCCTCGCCAAGGCCGGTGCACGCCCTGCGGCCAAGACCCTGGACCGGGTGGTTGCCGCGCTGATGCTGGTGGTGTGCTGGATCGTCGCCACCCTCAACCCGAGCATCCTCGGCATGATCGAGTCGCTCGGCGGCCCGATCCTCGCGGTGCTGCTGTTCCTGATGCCGATGTACGCCATTCGCCGCGTGCCGTCGATGCGCAAATACAGCGGTGCTGCCTCCAACGTGTTCGTAGTGGTGGTTGGCCTGGTTGCGCTGACCTCGGTGGTATACGGCCTGCTGGGCTGA
- a CDS encoding transporter substrate-binding domain-containing protein, which yields MNKTMALVGACALLLSGAASAETLRFATEGAYPPFNYVDANNQLHGFDIDITHALCEQMKVECTLVAQDWEGIIPALMARKYDAVVASMINTEERRKKIAFTDHYYRTPLTVAVAKDSKISDAQTNFDGYTVGAQSSSTQAIYAEDVYAKAGADVKLYPTMDEANADLAAGRLDGVIADKFPLHEWMTKNGGDCCKILGDVADTKADAAIAVRKDDEALRQRLNVALQQIVANGTYQKIASKYFAFDIYN from the coding sequence ATGAACAAGACCATGGCCTTGGTGGGTGCGTGCGCCCTGCTGCTGTCGGGTGCCGCCAGTGCCGAAACCCTGCGCTTCGCCACCGAGGGTGCCTACCCGCCCTTCAATTATGTCGACGCCAATAACCAGTTGCACGGCTTCGACATCGACATCACCCATGCCCTGTGCGAGCAGATGAAGGTCGAGTGCACGCTGGTGGCCCAGGACTGGGAAGGCATCATCCCGGCACTGATGGCACGCAAGTACGACGCAGTGGTCGCGTCGATGATCAACACCGAAGAACGGCGCAAGAAGATCGCCTTCACCGACCACTACTACCGCACCCCGCTGACCGTCGCCGTGGCCAAGGACAGCAAGATCAGCGACGCCCAGACCAACTTCGACGGCTACACCGTTGGCGCCCAGTCGTCCTCCACCCAGGCCATCTACGCCGAAGACGTCTACGCCAAGGCCGGTGCCGACGTGAAGCTTTACCCGACCATGGACGAAGCCAATGCCGACCTGGCCGCGGGCCGCCTGGACGGCGTGATTGCCGACAAATTCCCGCTGCACGAGTGGATGACCAAGAACGGCGGGGATTGCTGCAAGATCCTCGGCGATGTCGCCGACACCAAGGCCGATGCCGCGATTGCCGTGCGCAAGGACGATGAAGCCCTGCGCCAGCGCCTGAACGTTGCACTGCAACAGATCGTGGCCAACGGTACCTACCAGAAGATCGCCAGCAAGTACTTCGCTTTCGATATCTACAACTGA
- a CDS encoding amino acid ABC transporter ATP-binding protein: MTAPLSLATLAPEPDPRPVLIRIEGLNKHYGAFHVLRDIDLQVREGERIVLCGPSGSGKSTLIRCINRLEVAQQGSIKVDGIDLAATSREAAQVRSDIGMVFQHFNLFPHMSVLDNCLLAPTSVRGLSRKDAEERARMYLKKVGIESQAHKYPSQLSGGQQQRVAIARALCMKPRIMLFDEPTSALDPEMVAEVLDVLVQLAGTGMTMLCVTHEMGFARQVAERVLFLEGGQIIEDSPPQVFFNQPRTERAKGFLAQILH; encoded by the coding sequence ATGACCGCACCACTGAGCCTTGCCACCCTTGCCCCCGAACCCGACCCGCGCCCGGTGCTGATCCGCATCGAAGGCCTGAACAAGCACTACGGCGCATTCCACGTGCTACGCGACATCGACCTGCAGGTGCGCGAAGGCGAACGCATCGTGCTCTGCGGGCCGTCCGGCTCGGGCAAGTCGACCCTGATCCGCTGCATCAACCGCCTGGAAGTGGCCCAGCAGGGCAGCATCAAGGTAGATGGCATCGACCTGGCGGCCACCAGCCGCGAAGCGGCGCAGGTGCGCAGCGATATCGGCATGGTGTTCCAGCACTTCAACCTGTTTCCGCACATGAGCGTGCTGGACAACTGCCTGCTGGCCCCCACAAGCGTGCGCGGCTTGTCGCGCAAGGATGCCGAAGAGCGGGCGCGCATGTACCTGAAGAAGGTTGGTATCGAAAGCCAGGCGCACAAATACCCCAGTCAGTTGTCTGGCGGGCAGCAGCAGCGCGTGGCTATTGCCCGGGCACTGTGCATGAAGCCGCGGATAATGCTGTTCGACGAGCCCACCTCGGCGCTGGACCCGGAAATGGTCGCCGAGGTGCTGGATGTGCTGGTGCAGCTGGCCGGCACCGGCATGACCATGCTCTGCGTCACCCATGAAATGGGCTTTGCCCGCCAGGTGGCCGAGCGGGTGCTGTTCCTCGAGGGCGGGCAGATCATCGAAGACAGCCCGCCGCAGGTATTCTTCAACCAGCCGCGTACCGAGCGGGCCAAGGGGTTCCTGGCGCAAATACTGCACTGA
- a CDS encoding ABC transporter permease subunit (The N-terminal region of this protein, as described by TIGR01726, is a three transmembrane segment that identifies a subfamily of ABC transporter permease subunits, which specificities that include histidine, arginine, glutamine, glutamate, L-cystine (sic), the opines (in Agrobacterium) octopine and nopaline, etc.), producing MLDQLSLLSFASGGWGQALLAGALVTVSLALACLPIGLPLGLVVALAARSRKRLPRAWATTFSTVFRGLPELLTLLIIYYGCQIAAQKILAAMGYQGEFLINTFLAAMIAFSLVFAAFSSEIWLAAFKTLPKGQLEACSALGLSKRTGFFKVLLPQLTRIALPGLSNNWLSLLKDTSLVSTISLVDLMRQTNLAVSVTKEPMFFYGVACLGYLLFAALSGQVFAFIERRSNRHLQGARA from the coding sequence ATGCTCGATCAATTGTCCTTGCTGTCCTTCGCCAGCGGAGGCTGGGGCCAGGCGCTGCTGGCCGGCGCGCTGGTCACCGTGTCCCTGGCCCTGGCCTGCCTGCCCATCGGCCTGCCGCTGGGCCTGGTTGTCGCCCTCGCCGCACGCTCGCGCAAGCGCTTGCCGCGGGCCTGGGCCACCACCTTCTCCACTGTGTTCCGGGGCCTGCCCGAACTGCTGACACTGCTGATCATCTATTACGGCTGCCAGATCGCGGCGCAGAAGATCCTCGCGGCCATGGGCTACCAGGGTGAGTTCCTGATCAATACCTTTCTCGCCGCGATGATCGCTTTCAGCCTGGTGTTCGCCGCGTTTTCCAGCGAGATCTGGCTGGCCGCCTTCAAGACCCTGCCCAAGGGCCAGCTCGAAGCCTGCTCGGCGCTGGGCCTGAGCAAGCGCACCGGCTTCTTCAAGGTGCTGCTGCCGCAACTGACCCGCATCGCCCTGCCCGGCCTGTCCAACAACTGGCTGTCGCTGCTCAAGGACACCTCGCTGGTATCCACCATCTCGCTGGTCGACCTGATGCGCCAGACCAACCTGGCGGTCAGCGTGACCAAGGAGCCGATGTTCTTCTATGGCGTCGCCTGCCTGGGCTACTTGCTGTTCGCCGCACTTTCCGGGCAGGTGTTCGCCTTCATCGAACGGCGCAGCAACCGCCACCTGCAAGGAGCACGCGCATGA
- a CDS encoding FAD-binding oxidoreductase yields the protein MHCQTLVLGAGIVGVSTALHLQARGRQVTLIDRDEPGSGTSHGNAGLIERSSVIPYAFPRQLGALLRYGLNRQPDVRYSLLHLPKAAPWLWRYWRQSAPGRLAGAAADMLPLVQRCVEEHDAFITAAGLEGLVQAKGWIEVFREPALFEQAKADAKGLARYGLQFEILECGQLQAREHQLDASVVGGIHWLDPKTVNNPGALTRGYATLFMQRGGQFLHGDARSLRQVDGQWRVDSRRGPITANEVVACLGPQSADLFNGLGYQIPLAIKRGYHMHYSTRDGAQLEHSICDTQGGYVLAPMARGVRLTTGIEFDASSAPGNQIQLGRCEALARKLFPALGERLDDTPWLGRRPCLPDMRPVIGPAPRHPGLWFNFGHAHHGLTLGPVSGRLVAELVTGERPFTDPAPYSATRFD from the coding sequence ATGCATTGCCAGACCCTTGTCCTCGGCGCCGGCATCGTCGGCGTCAGCACCGCGCTGCACCTGCAGGCCCGCGGGCGCCAGGTGACCCTGATCGACCGCGACGAACCGGGCAGCGGCACCAGCCACGGCAACGCCGGGCTGATCGAGCGCTCCAGCGTGATCCCTTATGCCTTCCCCCGGCAACTGGGCGCGCTGCTACGCTACGGCCTGAACCGCCAGCCCGATGTGCGCTACAGCCTGCTGCACCTGCCCAAGGCCGCCCCGTGGCTGTGGCGCTACTGGCGCCAGTCGGCCCCCGGGCGCCTGGCCGGGGCCGCTGCCGACATGCTGCCGCTGGTGCAGCGCTGCGTCGAAGAGCACGACGCTTTCATTACTGCTGCCGGCCTGGAAGGGCTGGTACAGGCCAAAGGCTGGATCGAAGTGTTCCGTGAGCCGGCACTGTTCGAGCAGGCCAAGGCCGACGCCAAGGGCCTCGCCCGTTATGGCCTGCAGTTCGAAATCCTCGAATGCGGGCAGTTGCAGGCCCGCGAGCACCAGCTGGACGCCAGCGTGGTCGGTGGCATTCACTGGCTCGACCCCAAGACCGTGAACAACCCCGGTGCCCTCACCCGCGGCTACGCCACCCTGTTCATGCAACGCGGCGGGCAGTTCCTGCATGGCGATGCACGCAGCCTGCGCCAGGTCGACGGCCAGTGGCGGGTAGACAGCCGCCGCGGCCCGATTACCGCCAATGAGGTGGTGGCGTGCCTCGGCCCGCAGTCGGCCGACCTGTTCAACGGCCTGGGCTACCAGATCCCGCTGGCGATCAAACGTGGCTACCACATGCACTACAGCACCCGTGACGGTGCGCAACTGGAGCACTCTATCTGTGATACCCAGGGCGGCTACGTGCTGGCGCCAATGGCCCGCGGCGTGCGCCTGACCACCGGCATCGAGTTCGACGCCAGCAGCGCGCCGGGCAACCAGATCCAGTTGGGCCGCTGCGAAGCCCTGGCGCGCAAGCTGTTCCCTGCCCTGGGCGAGCGCCTGGACGACACCCCTTGGCTGGGTCGTCGCCCATGCCTGCCCGACATGCGCCCGGTGATCGGCCCGGCGCCGCGCCACCCGGGGTTGTGGTTCAACTTCGGCCACGCCCACCACGGCCTCACCCTGGGCCCGGTCAGCGGCCGGCTGGTGGCCGAACTGGTCACCGGCGAACGCCCCTTCACCGACCCCGCGCCCTACAGCGCGACCCGTTTCGACTGA
- a CDS encoding RHS repeat-associated core domain-containing protein, with protein MRLFYCAGQAHTFKSKEDVQQIIRHGREVLAEYDTAARVVWGDKQASVLGSVGLKGARSIHYSAYGGSGSAANLPGLIGYAGYYWDALFGHYTLGNGCRSYSPGLMRFLSPDRFCPFGRGGLNAYGYCAGDPVNNIDPDGHAPVTLLSVFSRLNSAFSRVTGSSLVPIVTAKKYEGKIVFRLGGLTAFESNKRSGRNLPKLYISAHGVPGAISVDPDINVHVPLSVRSLHDMLVQGGVEMQGRQTHFLVCYSAMKSPTTGKSVASEMAALTNAQSSGYTSTVGAWEGTTSEGYTFAKVHGLLGGTSTKTRVGAIRNPHKLKKNANQLSEWSRQGIVDRPRDAY; from the coding sequence ATGAGGCTGTTTTATTGTGCAGGGCAAGCTCACACCTTCAAGTCGAAAGAGGATGTTCAACAAATCATTCGCCATGGTCGAGAGGTGCTAGCAGAGTACGATACGGCTGCCCGAGTTGTGTGGGGAGACAAACAAGCCTCGGTCTTGGGGAGTGTGGGGTTAAAAGGTGCTCGCAGTATTCACTACAGTGCCTACGGAGGGAGTGGGTCCGCTGCCAACTTGCCAGGCCTGATCGGTTATGCCGGATACTACTGGGACGCACTTTTTGGTCACTATACACTTGGCAATGGTTGCCGTAGTTACAGTCCTGGCTTGATGCGATTTTTATCTCCTGATCGCTTTTGTCCCTTTGGTCGAGGCGGTCTAAATGCTTACGGCTATTGCGCAGGGGATCCGGTAAATAATATTGATCCGGATGGGCACGCTCCAGTCACGCTCTTGAGCGTTTTCAGTAGACTAAATAGCGCTTTTAGTCGAGTGACTGGATCTTCGCTGGTACCAATTGTAACTGCAAAAAAATATGAAGGAAAAATTGTATTTCGCTTGGGCGGTCTCACAGCGTTCGAATCCAATAAACGGTCGGGGCGAAATCTACCGAAACTTTATATTAGTGCGCATGGAGTGCCTGGGGCCATTAGTGTTGATCCAGATATTAATGTGCATGTTCCGCTGTCTGTTCGGAGTCTTCACGATATGCTTGTCCAAGGGGGCGTAGAGATGCAAGGAAGGCAAACGCACTTTCTTGTTTGCTATTCCGCGATGAAATCTCCAACAACGGGAAAATCTGTGGCATCTGAAATGGCGGCGCTAACAAATGCCCAGTCTTCAGGGTATACCTCCACGGTTGGAGCTTGGGAGGGTACAACAAGCGAAGGGTACACGTTTGCGAAGGTACATGGCCTTTTGGGTGGAACATCGACAAAAACACGTGTAGGTGCCATCCGGAATCCACACAAGTTAAAGAAGAACGCCAACCAACTTTCCGAGTGGAGCAGGCAAGGGATTGTCGATAGGCCTCGCGATGCATACTGA
- a CDS encoding type 1 glutamine amidotransferase, which yields MSNSNIGNKQPSLRKPVVLMTMGSQERKGHDYQVMTHKYITPLVEFSDCVPVLVPTCCGIEDLETYLDMADGVYLTGAGSNIDPALYGQENQTPGKGQDQNRDLFDIPLVKAAIKRGLPIFGICRGMQEINVALGGDIYQKVYAEPGFNDHRENPEDPVEVQYAQVHGVKIKPDSWLRETLGTDEIRVNSLHGQGLHKLGAGIEAIAHAEDGLVEAIHAPSISPFLFAVQWHPEWQAAKNPDSIKIFQAFGDACRAQVRKAQIKRQHAA from the coding sequence ATGTCCAACAGCAACATTGGCAACAAGCAACCTTCCCTGCGCAAACCCGTCGTCCTGATGACCATGGGCAGCCAAGAGCGCAAAGGCCATGACTACCAGGTCATGACCCACAAATACATCACCCCGCTGGTCGAGTTTTCCGATTGCGTCCCGGTACTGGTGCCCACCTGCTGCGGCATCGAGGACCTCGAGACCTATCTGGACATGGCCGACGGTGTGTACCTGACGGGCGCCGGCAGCAACATCGACCCGGCCTTGTACGGCCAGGAGAACCAGACCCCCGGCAAAGGCCAGGACCAGAACCGCGACCTGTTCGACATCCCGCTGGTCAAGGCAGCAATCAAGCGTGGTCTGCCGATCTTCGGCATCTGCCGTGGCATGCAGGAAATCAACGTTGCCCTGGGTGGCGACATCTACCAGAAGGTGTACGCCGAGCCAGGCTTCAACGACCACCGGGAAAACCCGGAAGACCCGGTCGAGGTGCAATACGCCCAGGTGCATGGCGTGAAGATCAAGCCGGACAGCTGGCTGCGTGAAACCCTGGGTACCGACGAGATTCGCGTCAACTCGCTGCATGGCCAAGGGCTGCACAAGCTCGGTGCCGGCATCGAGGCCATCGCCCACGCCGAAGACGGCCTGGTCGAGGCAATTCATGCTCCGAGCATTTCGCCGTTCCTGTTCGCCGTGCAGTGGCACCCGGAGTGGCAAGCGGCGAAGAACCCGGACTCGATCAAGATCTTCCAGGCTTTCGGTGATGCTTGCCGAGCCCAGGTACGCAAAGCGCAGATCAAGCGCCAGCACGCGGCCTGA
- a CDS encoding amino acid aminotransferase, translating to MFKHVDAYAGDPILSLMETFKADPRADKVNLSIGLYYDEAGVVPQLAAVDAVEKRIAGQDHEASLYLPMEGLASYRQAIQALLFGADHPAVTGGRVATVQTVGGSGALKVGADFLKRYFPQSEVWVSNPTWDNHRAIFEGAGFKVHTYPYFDQTTRGVDFDGMLATLQTLPANSVVLLHPCCHNPTGADLEQHQWQQVVEVVKARQLIPFLDIAYQGFAEGLVEDAYAIREMARAGVPCLVSNSFSKIFSLYGERVGGLSVVCDDDATAQSVLGQLKATVRRNYSSPPNFGAQLVAGVLGDAALNAQWAEEVEVMRKRILDMRQALVDALAVLLPGQDFQFFLRQRGMFSYTGFSVEQVRRLRDEFGVYLIDSGRVCMSGLRPANLQRVAEAFAAVQK from the coding sequence GTGTTCAAACATGTCGATGCCTATGCCGGCGACCCGATCCTCTCGTTGATGGAAACCTTCAAGGCCGACCCGCGCGCCGACAAGGTCAACCTGAGTATCGGCCTGTACTACGATGAGGCCGGCGTGGTGCCGCAACTGGCGGCTGTGGATGCGGTGGAAAAACGCATCGCCGGCCAGGACCACGAAGCCTCGCTGTACCTGCCGATGGAAGGCCTGGCCAGCTACCGCCAGGCGATCCAGGCGCTACTGTTCGGCGCCGACCACCCGGCCGTGACCGGCGGGCGCGTGGCTACCGTGCAGACCGTGGGCGGTTCCGGCGCACTGAAAGTCGGTGCCGACTTCCTCAAGCGCTATTTCCCGCAGTCCGAAGTCTGGGTCAGCAACCCGACCTGGGACAACCATCGCGCCATCTTCGAAGGCGCCGGCTTCAAGGTGCACACCTACCCGTACTTCGACCAGACCACCCGTGGCGTGGACTTCGACGGGATGCTGGCCACCCTGCAGACCCTGCCGGCCAACAGCGTGGTGCTGCTGCACCCGTGCTGCCACAACCCCACCGGTGCCGACCTGGAACAGCACCAGTGGCAACAAGTGGTTGAAGTGGTCAAGGCACGTCAACTTATCCCGTTCCTCGACATCGCGTACCAGGGCTTCGCCGAAGGCCTGGTGGAAGACGCCTACGCCATCCGCGAAATGGCCCGCGCCGGCGTGCCGTGCCTGGTCAGCAACTCGTTCTCGAAGATCTTCTCGCTGTACGGCGAGCGGGTCGGCGGCCTGTCGGTGGTCTGTGACGATGACGCCACTGCCCAGAGCGTGCTCGGCCAGCTCAAGGCAACCGTGCGCCGCAACTACTCCAGCCCGCCCAACTTCGGCGCCCAGCTGGTCGCTGGCGTGCTCGGCGATGCCGCCCTCAATGCCCAGTGGGCCGAGGAAGTCGAAGTGATGCGCAAACGGATCCTCGACATGCGCCAGGCGCTGGTCGATGCCCTGGCCGTGCTGCTGCCAGGCCAGGACTTCCAGTTCTTCCTGCGCCAGCGCGGCATGTTCAGCTACACCGGCTTCAGCGTCGAGCAGGTGCGCCGCCTGCGTGACGAGTTCGGCGTGTACCTGATCGACAGCGGCCGCGTATGCATGTCCGGCCTGCGCCCGGCCAACCTGCAACGGGTTGCTGAAGCGTTCGCTGCCGTTCAGAAGTAA
- the tpx gene encoding thiol peroxidase has protein sequence MAQVTLKGNPVQVKGELPKTGAQAPAFSLVGEGLADKSLKDYAGKRKVLNIFPSVDTPTCATSVRKFNAQANDVANTVVLCISADLPFAQARFCGAEGLDNVKNLSTLRGREFLENYGVAIADGPLAGLAARAVVVLDENDKVLHSELVGEIADEPNYDAALAVLK, from the coding sequence ATGGCTCAAGTGACTCTCAAAGGCAACCCGGTTCAGGTCAAAGGCGAGCTGCCGAAAACCGGCGCCCAGGCGCCGGCTTTCTCCCTGGTCGGTGAAGGCCTGGCTGACAAGTCGCTGAAAGACTACGCCGGCAAGCGCAAGGTGCTGAACATCTTCCCGAGCGTCGACACCCCGACCTGCGCTACCTCCGTGCGCAAGTTCAACGCCCAGGCCAACGATGTGGCCAACACCGTGGTGCTGTGCATCTCTGCCGACCTGCCGTTCGCCCAGGCGCGCTTCTGCGGCGCCGAAGGCCTGGACAACGTGAAGAACCTGTCGACCCTGCGTGGCCGCGAGTTCCTCGAAAACTACGGCGTGGCCATCGCCGATGGCCCGCTGGCCGGCCTGGCCGCCCGTGCCGTGGTGGTGCTGGACGAAAACGACAAGGTGCTGCACAGCGAGCTGGTTGGCGAAATCGCTGATGAGCCGAACTACGATGCGGCGCTGGCTGTACTGAAGTAA